One genomic region from uncultured Cohaesibacter sp. encodes:
- a CDS encoding enoyl-CoA hydratase, whose translation MITGATNQDDALLTEQVGPVRRLIMNRPKSRNALSEEMITALSTALDEAESDAQTRVIVVAANGLVFSAGHDLKELNSHRNDADKGEAFFSRIFTSCSALMQKIQTLSKIVIAEIQGTATAAGCQLVASCDLAITVNEADFGTPGINIGLFCTGPGVALTRSVPRKQAMELLVTGEMIDAHTAKAYGIVNRVVPKDYLRIVVDKYAIEIANKSAEALTFGKQAVYRQDEMPLADAYTLATEVMTQNLLADDAVEGVNAFIEKRKPDWPSLK comes from the coding sequence ATGATCACAGGAGCCACCAATCAGGATGATGCGCTATTGACCGAACAGGTTGGCCCTGTGCGACGCCTGATCATGAATCGGCCCAAAAGCCGCAATGCGCTTTCAGAAGAAATGATCACGGCCTTGAGTACGGCGCTTGATGAAGCAGAATCCGATGCGCAAACACGCGTCATCGTTGTTGCCGCAAACGGACTGGTATTCTCAGCGGGGCATGATCTCAAAGAGCTCAATTCCCATCGTAACGATGCAGATAAAGGCGAAGCTTTTTTCAGTCGTATTTTCACGTCCTGTTCGGCGCTGATGCAGAAAATACAGACGCTTTCAAAAATCGTCATCGCAGAAATTCAAGGCACAGCGACAGCGGCGGGCTGTCAGTTGGTTGCCAGTTGCGACTTGGCCATTACCGTCAATGAAGCTGATTTCGGTACGCCCGGAATCAATATCGGATTATTCTGCACCGGTCCTGGGGTTGCCCTCACCCGCTCTGTTCCACGCAAGCAGGCAATGGAGCTTCTGGTGACGGGAGAAATGATCGACGCCCACACGGCCAAAGCCTACGGCATCGTCAATCGCGTCGTACCGAAGGACTATTTACGGATTGTCGTCGACAAGTACGCGATAGAGATCGCGAATAAGTCTGCCGAAGCCCTAACGTTCGGCAAGCAGGCTGTCTATCGGCAGGACGAAATGCCTCTGGCCGATGCCTACACACTGGCAACGGAAGTGATGACCCAAAACCTGCTCGCAGATGATGCGGTGGAGGGCGTCAATGCCTTCATTGAAAAACGCAAGCCCGACTGGCCCAGCCTGAAATAG
- a CDS encoding CoA-binding protein: MNHSDYNADYLKDILSSVKRIALVGASDKPERASYRVMSFLLDQGYEVIPVNPGKDGQEILGQTVVAHLKDIEAPVDMVDVFRNSEAAGGVTDEAIAIGAKVVWMQLNVFNAAAAERAEKAGLKVVMDRCPKIEYPSVMFD, translated from the coding sequence ATGAACCATAGCGACTATAACGCGGACTATCTCAAGGATATCCTCTCTTCGGTCAAGCGGATCGCCTTGGTTGGCGCCAGCGACAAGCCGGAGCGAGCCAGTTATCGGGTGATGAGCTTTCTGCTCGATCAAGGATATGAGGTAATTCCAGTCAATCCAGGCAAAGACGGTCAGGAGATATTGGGGCAAACCGTTGTTGCCCACCTTAAGGACATTGAGGCACCGGTAGATATGGTGGATGTTTTCCGCAATTCCGAGGCAGCTGGTGGGGTGACGGATGAAGCCATTGCCATTGGGGCTAAAGTGGTCTGGATGCAGCTTAACGTGTTCAATGCAGCAGCGGCCGAGCGGGCAGAAAAAGCGGGGCTCAAGGTGGTCATGGATCGTTGCCCGAAAATCGAATATCCGAGTGTGATGTTTGATTAG
- the rplM gene encoding 50S ribosomal protein L13, with translation MKTFSANPSNIEKKWILIDAEDLVLGRLAALIAMRLRGKHKATFTPHMDCGDNVIVINAEKVKLTGRKYENKKYYWHTGHPGGIKERTARQIIEGKFPERVIQKAVQRMLPGGPLSRVQLSNLRVYAGAAHPHEAQSPEVLDVKALSAKNVRVNK, from the coding sequence ATGAAAACTTTTTCTGCAAATCCTTCCAACATCGAAAAGAAATGGATTCTGATCGATGCGGAAGATCTGGTGCTTGGTCGCCTTGCAGCGCTGATCGCAATGCGTCTGCGCGGCAAGCACAAAGCCACCTTCACCCCGCACATGGACTGCGGTGATAATGTTATCGTAATCAACGCCGAGAAGGTTAAGCTGACCGGCCGTAAATACGAAAACAAGAAATACTACTGGCACACCGGTCATCCGGGCGGCATCAAAGAGCGTACCGCTCGCCAGATCATCGAGGGGAAATTCCCTGAGCGTGTGATCCAGAAAGCCGTGCAGCGCATGCTGCCAGGCGGCCCGCTGTCTCGCGTACAGCTGTCTAACCTGCGCGTCTATGCAGGGGCAGCACATCCCCATGAAGCCCAGTCTCCAGAAGTGCTGGATGTTAAGGCACTGAGCGCCAAGAATGTGAGGGTCAATAAATGA